agcttcggtgcagctgaagttaacgtttttttcttgcatGTTTAGATCAAagacatttataaaataaatgactGATGTAATTCCGTAATtcctaaaaatatattgaatcaCTAAAGCATATTTCGCTTTTGAAAAATCGCCAAAtaaatttcattgcattttatatatgtaaagtgCGTTAAATTTTTGAAGCAGTGACCGACGCAAGTGTAAACGGACATTTCGTCCGCACCTTCTATCAACCTTACACTTTGTTTATTGTCGCTCAGAAGAAAAAACCGATGTTAGCTTAGAGCAGCACTTATAAAAGGCTGAGCCGACgtagtaaaaatttagaaagttCTTATTGACCAAATTTAACAAAAAGCtgccacaattttttttattatttgtaacaaAGCTTATTGATtcttttatacaattttgtagttgaacatatttcatataatatttactactACTAcatatggtattttctattttcacttattgtttaactttattattttataatcttttgtataagcaaaatttatatttttccccccttttgtatttaattaattttgctagATTGGTTACTTGTATACAAATGTGCccggaaacaaaattttttataagttttttattatatttttagtatacttttttattattacatacacacacacacacgtttgTATATACTTTCACATTAAACATCTTGCATGCGTCCACTTTTTTCGCTTCACACGCTTTTTGTTACCTTTGCTTTGCTTTATATTCCTAATTTTCTTTCCTTAGGTGTTTCTCGCCTTGCTATACTAtcaagacatacatatgtacatatttagatatatactatattattttcTCATACCACATCAACATTACTCATGTCATTTTTCCCTTCTGTAAACGTTCTCTCTTGCATATACTCACATCCGCCTTCGCTTCGCTATGCCCTACGCTTACGCCGCTGTACATTTCCGATGGGTATTTGTGCGCTGTGCAGTCGCCGTCATCAGCATTACCATTCCCAACGCAGCGCCCGCTCACAAGACATCAACTTGcagcatcatcatcatcacGCCGCCATGTTAAGCAACAGCGGCAGCGCTGCCGACAAGAGCAGCCTGCTGCGACCCACATCCACATACTATGAGTACGAGACGGTGCAGCACAGTGTGAGTCCTGCAGCGGTGGCAGCGCAACATCATCAGCTGCGCAGTGGCAGCCTCAAGCAAAACGGACATCACTCACCGATAACAGTGAATGGCGtgcatcagcagcagcagcaacagcagtcacatcagcaacacaacaacagcagtcatcatcagcaacaacaaaaagcgcaGCAACAAACCGTCGGACCACCACAACAAGCGCAACCACACTGGAAGCTAGCCGCCATGAATGGTTTCTCGCCCGCCTCACTCAACAGCAGCGCCCGCAGTCGCGGCCCCTTCGTGACACACGTGACCATACGCGATCAGAGTTCGGCGACAATTGCAGCACAACCCACATACCAAACGGTACAAAAGCAACAGCCGCAATTCGCGACCGCAGTCGTTAGCGGTGGCGCGCAGCCGCACGCATCGAAAGTGTGACTATAGGTGCCGGTGCTGCGCCCAAGGCGTGGCGAAGTCCAAGCAAAACACGCGACGCGCGCTGGTGACACAGCGTACGCTGAGCTGGCGCGCGATGCGTGTGATGTTGGTGGTGGCAGAAATGATGATGGCAGCAGCGCTGGTGGCGACAATGACTACGAGGATGTGGACTCGGATGTGGTGGAGATATTCTATCTCGCCACGGAGTGTTGAAGTATGTCGCCGTCAACGGTTTTCTAAGTCAACAGCAATACGAAAGCGTTTGTCTAACAAAAAATTGGCTGAGAGAAagagaaaatttgtaaataaattatgttcAATGTGTGGCACACAGGAATTGGTATGAAATCCTTAAATCATGAGActgcaataaaacaaataacaacaacaaattatcaAGTGCTGGCATGCATATACAAAATGTGGAATTTgtaatcatttatattttaagtaattaaaattaaaattaaaataatatatttaaagaaacgTGTGAGCGATAACAGTAGATGCAGCTATTCTGCGAAATTTACAGTTATATGTAGCTTTTAacattatacacacacacactaacataCATTCCGTTGCAGCATTTGCATAGTTTGCAACATGAACAGTattgtttttagtttaaaaataattatttgcagTAAATCTGTCTGCATAGGATTAAAATCAATcgaatatattgtaaatttattacaGCAAATAACGAAACGAAAAAAtccgtacatacataaatatacgagGTAGATTTAATGAGCCAACTGCGCAGAGTGAGGTTAGGCGCGaactaaaatgtaaaattaagtgaaaaaataaagcaaaagtaTGCTAATAAGCGCGTATAAATGTAGTTTTAcgttttttatgttaaaaagcaatataattttctttaaaaaaatatgctgaatattatattttattttctctgtTTCAAATATAGTGTAAAGACACCGAAATGGCGGTAATTAAAGCTATAACGTAGCAGAAAATGCttatacataaatgaaatatgcaataattattgtatttttgtttaatttataattattaaagcaacaattaaacatatattatgAGCGTatacttattttcttaaaatttaactatttattaGCTATTTCTTTGTGCATATTTAGCATTAACGGCATTTTTTTGCAAGCATATAatgatattttatgttataacgCTGAAACTaacacatttgaaaaaaaaattgttatatattaattttcgaaaattaagcaCATAACCTAAAAATGCAAAAAGCTACATGCTAGCGTGCATATGAGTGAgggaaaaattcgaaaaatgcaaattaccttatttttaggtgaaatataagtaaatagttagcatttatgcatatgtatttgttaaaaataaacacatgaatatatataaaaattatattaattagctTGAAAAGGCcgtttttgttgcaaatttatgcatatgtatgtattgtattctCAAGCCagctttattaatataaatttattctaCTCTCCGTTTTGGCTGCCTCTTTGAAGTaaagaagtttaaaaaaatatgaatattttgcattttgataCTACTAACTACAacttatattttagttttctgaAGGCCATTCAAATACTtaagtgttgaaaaaattaatttctttttcataCTATTGGAAATACTTAGAAGtgttgaaaaaacaaatttttttcatagtGTTGGACACTAAAAGATGGTCCTCGCAACAAATGATgctaaattttggaaaataaaaattcttagttgttttcaaatatcaaaatgACAAAATTTGTAGCTCATTCATGtcgaaaaatcaacaaaataacataaataGAAATATTCTTCGTTCACTATTCTTCCTTCCACAGTGGAAGTAAAACCAAATTCGCTTCAGCGTAGCCACCTGTGCTTATTAAAAATACTTCAACCTTATTTTCTACTTTAATTTTGTCTAATTAAAAGTTAATAGAGTACATTTtcattccaaaaatattttacaactatTACCAACATACCAACTACTaactatttttgcacttaaGCTGCGCAAATTCGGCATTTGAAATAACTTACAgcgtataattttttaatttatttacaaaactgCAATTCTTccatatttttgctatttaaaataaaatatagaaaataaaaatatttaaaataaaatcccAAACGAAATATATCAacaaaaatatgcgaaaaaactatatataaaagAGTTTAGTAATtatgagtaaaaattaattcacaagcaaaaaaattttgtaacaaaaatccaagtgtaaatacaattttgcattaaaagctaaaataaatgaaaaatataatataaattcagcttttgaatttatttatgaaattttgtatacagctttatgtttgtaaaaataactttttcctaaaaaatttctgtaaataacaaaaaacctaGCATAAATGCgtacacataaaataaaatatttttacaaccaAATTCCGGGACGACTTGACGAAATGAAGCCATCTTTAACCTAATTAAAACACATATTCAGCGCCGCAGCAACGCTCTAGCACACCAACTAATCGCATTCATTGTtcgtttacatatatgtatatggtacttGTATGTAATTGTCATATAACATCTTTAATTGTGTAAAACATATATGtttctatatatgtgtgttaacattttgtaaatattatttatcatttCATTTATACAAGTAAGCGCATAATACATTTCTGACATTTATAACATAAGTGCGTACATAACTGttaatatgtatgtctatatatataattacatttcatttcattcatttcataAATTCTTTGTTAGACCTGCTTActattttcttgtgaaaatacttaattttgtaTGTGCtgcgtgattttttttttttttttgtttagtttctcttattattgcttattattattttttaatattatattattatttattgttatatttatactatttataatttttaaactatttttgtattaatttttttctttattacatTATTTTGCATTGTCTTCATTTATAATTAACTGTTTAGTTTGTGTTTACTTTAGCTTTAATTGTAGCCtctaaaaataatagttttttatataaacttacatatatacatgtacttaattttaaatactaCTAAATGACTAATATTGCTCAGTATAAATCAAGTAGCTTTGTaagttaatattgtaatttgaAAAACCGTTTAAATGTAAGTTAATTAccagtaataaaaattataaaacgatacaataaaattatgtccaaattaataataaagaaaaaactatattaaagtaaatctaatttgtatttattgtttatagTGTGTGTGTAACTAATCTGATTGCATGTGACTTATGCTAGATGTATGCTTCAATTTCagccaaaaaatttacaaaaaaatatatttcatatttctttacaaataAGTAAACCGATGACAACCCAtgacgaaattaattttatttttgactttctaagtttaaaacatgtacgagtatatcaATATTCGCAAGATGTAAGTGGTTATCACAGAGGGCTacaatcgttgttgttgttggttcaGCGACATAAAACAtgctacaaatatttttgatccATTTTCAGACATGATGACAATTCTTGGTCGTATATAAAACATGGCTACGCCACGGTTATTTCAACTGAGTGTCATGGAAACAGTGAACTTcatatttttgctgttgttgtacagcgttgaaccagagaacttaaaacaatgagaaggtgcaggttcgacagcgaacaatttgtaggaatttatcaaggagttcaccacagatgcacgagaaacaaataacatttttcgcttttataacagcggtgaatctgtaaacatacgctctcttaacattaccaaacggcgaatattgaagagaatatactatgtatgccaaactgggaatattgatatgctatttgaaacatattccttttattgaactattatttattattttttaaattattttatgttaattcatttttactttattatgagaaatatatcaaaatacttttaaattattactaataaagtattttgatatatttcttaaaataattcattaattgtacttgacaccattatggagtcataaaagtacagaattgtgttttgccgtcggtatttcacattcatgcttcaatttttcttttcaaatgcatgtgtaaacatatgtaacaggacatacatatattatgtcgtttacacatttgtatgtatttttatgtagatatgtacactcattacttcatgtgaaatctccgttgacacattttttgcttttatgtcaaagagtcaatctgtcgaagaactgacgcgacgacaaagcgtcacaacattgtgttgttggtagaaaatccgagatgtgccatacacactcttacaaacatacatcgcatatgggcaagtgtaaagtcaatgtgtgtacaaaaaattcaaacgtacttacgtaaattctttgacaaatacagtcaatcccggttaagtgccaaaaccaaagatgcagattttttgtgctttgtagtacatacatttgtgcaaaaaaataataatttatcaatttttcatcataaaaatcgtttatatggcaaaaaataatcatgcatatgtgaagtggcatttgtatttcttgttatctcattcatttcatttcatttttctctttatattggtagatacgtattttgtcagagaacgttgttaaaaattctcatttctgttaaataacagcaaaactatacagaaagtggtgaactccttgatctcaaattttcagccaaccaatcgagcatcatacaaaattcaatttgcaccttctcattgttttaagttctctggttgaacatagctaaaaatataataattaataaattaattaaagcatttCGGTTCATTCgtataacttttatttatttttcacttaacaattttcattttcttgttataaaagaataaataaaatatatttaaaaatatatatgtatagcgaTGTCTAAATTACACCACATTATCATTTCCAACGATTGCCGCCACCGCCTCTGCCTTTCGTGCTCGGTTGTGCAGTTTGTGCTTGTTCTTCCTGTGCTGCCAGCTCCTCATCGAGCAGCAGATCGAAATTGCCTAAAGCATCGGCGCTGGGTATTTTATTCCAACGCAcgctaaacaaaataaaaaacaaagctAAGCTTTATTATTAGATTATAaatagttaattaaaaaatttaaccgatcatttttattaaaaacaaaaaaaaaattgcaaataaaaatttattcaaattcatATTCAAACAAAGCACTGCATTAACTTTATCCGGTTACACAGCATATTCAAGCACCAAACCTTGCGGTTGGCAACATTGCTAAGCAAATGcttacacacccacacacacacataatttCCGCCACTTTGACAGTCCGCCATTACACATACAGTTTACCGttgaaatattgcaaaaattatagCGCCATTTTGTGCTGCGcgtataaagtgaaaaaatcatgtGTAATTAACTTAAACTTACTCGGGTACACCGTCCGGCGGTAACACTACAGACAATATAttatcgattagtttgtattttAGTATGCGATCAGTGACTGTTGTTGAGGTAAGCGATGGGGAGGCATTCACTTCCACCAGCCAGGGCTTCAGATTGTTGTCGATTATTATATCGTAGCCGTAGCACTCAAAGCAATGGCGATCGCTGGCCATCACCGGCGCCACAGCGCGCAGCGAATGCACAATTAGCCAAGCAATTGAACCGAAGAGCCGATCCGTCACCTCCTTGCCGCGTGTGCCCTCCAAGTAGAGTGCTAAATTCTGCACAGACCACTTGCCGCCGTGCAAATTGTTGTATTCGCCCTGCAGGTGGAAAGGGAAATGAAATAAAGTATGAGTGTAAAAGGAAATCGGTAAAGTGCGGTTATATTTGTTGCTTGACACTTCTCATTTTATTGCAGACTTCCTACTTACGCCATGCTTTTGCACGCTCACGTTCGTTAGGTGCACGTACATATTGTCCAGCTCGGTAACGCTTGTGTCATATTTGACTGTGCAAAAGCGGCAAAAGCCCTGTTTGAATAGATATGCTTTTAGTGGGCGAAATGAGGTTACCAGCACGTAGAGCCGCAAGTCGAATTTCTTACCGCCAATCAGCAGTGGATTGTCAATGTATCTGGTGATTGAAAACAATTTAcatatgttaaatttttgtgGTGTTCTTACAAGTAAAGTGTATTGACATTTACTTGGAAATCACATAACTCTCTTTGGACAACTGCTGATGGAAAGGACCCTTTGCTTCACGTGACCAGCGCTTCAATTTTGACAGCTTGTTGATGAGGAAAATGCCAGCGCCTTGTGATTTGCCGCACGGTTTCATGATCCAAGTGCTTTGCGGATTTTTGCGATACTCCTCAACAAACATATTGTAATCTAGaagcattaatttaatgtgaaagACAAAATAGCATGTTGCGGGTATGAAGGAGTAAAAATTTATAGCAAACAGAGGGGCAAGAGCGATAATAGTACACAAAGCTAATAAATGTGTAAAGAATTTAATGTAAAGTAAACTATGCTATGTGACGATGAAGAAGTAAGtaagtaatatataaaataaaaataaaatttaaaatatagttataatttATAGTGGAAATAGTgcgatagaaaaaaataaaaaatcgtgaGTGCAACAAGCAAGAAAAGTAGGCGCAAAAGGTGTGAAAGAGCATGATaaaaagcaaaatgtgtgaaaagtgtaaaagattaaaattaaacaatatatatatatttaaaaaaaaattaatatacaagtattaaaaaattagaatataaaataaaaaaaattaaatataaaataaaaatagcaaataaaaagtttttatagtCGAAAAAAGTCCGTAAATTGtggaaaaataaagaaaatttaaaaataagaaagaagaaaaataagtgagtaaagagaaagaaaatgtaataaaaaagggAAAAGATCGATATATCATATATAGGAAAGATTTAAAAgtgtatttagttttaaataaaaaaataataatgtgctAAAAGAAAAACAAGCACTTTGGAGAAAAGTGGGTAAATGgtgtaaaaaacaataataatagaaaaaaaaataaagaagttgaatgtgtaaaaaaatttgtagtaaaaaaataataatttcctcCAGAAAGTGTAAAAGgtgcaaattataaaaaaaatagcaaaataaaaaaataaaatgtttaaaaagaaaaactagctatttgaaaaaaaaatgcaaaagtgatagcaaaataaaatgtaaaaggtgtaaatttgtcgaaaattgatcaattaaatagcaaaatataataataaaaacaaaattaataaaaaattaaaataataaaacaggagcagtaaatataaaaaagaggttTAAAGTATTTTCGATGTGATGGGTTGCAGAACAATAAAGGcgtcataaatattataataaaattaaacaaatgtcTCCTGGAACGATtggccaaatttataattatattagtgTAAACATTTTTACCCGCCGGCAATACAAATGTGATGGGCACGAAATCCAAATAGACATAACGCGGCGCACCGGCCGCTGTTGGCTCAGAACGCTCCGCCAGCGGGTTACCCTCACGCTCCAGATCCTTGCGATAACGCTTAATATTTTTCACCAACAAATCCTTGCGCGACAGCTCATAATGATTGGGAAAATGATTGATCATTCTGTAagtggtttattattattttttatttatttcataaagcaGCTTTAATtggattatatttttataatatataactcactGATTGTCGTGCATGCGATAACCGCTGTCGACGCTAAATATATTCCGACACGTCTGCACGCTTGCCCAATAAAAATTCCAATCATCATCGGGACTCACTTGCAACCAACCGCGTTTCTCGAAATTATTTACCAAAACTGATTTGTCCAAATCGGTGCAAAAACTTATGCGCATACGTTCGTGTGGTACCGCATTGCCCGCTCTGCGTGgagtttttttcaatttgtattttttaaacatttcaaataatacgtatttatataataagtattttaaataaataagtgatTTTTCGCTCAGCGTATGTGAGATATGCCCCAAACTTATGCTACTCTACTATTGTATTTATATGAGGTATGCACTCAACTCACCTGCCATACATTTAGTCAATTCTATTCGATTTCAATTGTTTGATTCACGATATTATGCTATATTTAACGGTTGTTTGACTATGATTTATTTGCTAATATTCTTATCGAAGTGGAGTTCGTTGCAATCAAAACAATTAAGGATCGCGAATGTTGCGCTAAATGTCCTATTTAAATGCTTTAACACGGCTTTTCAGCTGTtaacacacttacatatgtacatatgtatgtgcatttgttTACACTTCGCTTTATTGAACCAACATGCGCCACGTAAGGCTTGTAATAATTTTGTGTTGCtaaggatttttttttaccgttatttactataatattttactaaaaacatGCGCTTTGACTTAGTCTTTGACTGtccgaaaatatgtaaatttatttttcgttgaGTTGTTGCTTTCTATTTTCTATTTCCAAGTCAAATATACAGACAGAAAATAGAGCAATAATAAACTGAAAGAATTTATTCACAATTTATGCTTACTTTTTCAAGCAtctaagtttgtatgtatgtacatatgtaacttttatgtaaaagtatataatttttgcctataaatatttaatcttcTGCGAGAAGACGCTAGCTCTCCTTCCATATATTTGTGAGGAGTAGCTCTGTCAATGTAGGGTCGTGATATTATCGGAAGCTTATTTATAGGAGAAATACATTGCGAAGATCAATATTGCATACTGAAagaaacaaaatgtaaatattacacACTTATGTGCAACATCAGAAGTTTGGGCTGTTGCATCCTCATAAAACTAATTATAGTCTTAATAGGataaattaagtttgccgcgaaacgtccttttctccctaagaatctgcttatttgtcggaaccggcgatatcggaccactgtaggcAAAAACAGTACGATCgccgacaattttttttagatctagtatagcatatagcgcccatacaaactgatcgatcaaaaaacagtccttgtatagaacatttttttagttgatatctccatgaaattttgcatggattattgccagcggcaacgatacaatctccaaagaatttgttcagatcggaccactatggcatatagctgccatacaaactgattgatcagcATCAAATTCTTGaacggaaaatttttttagttgacgagatatctttacgaaattcggtACAGATGATTGTCtgaggcaacgctacaatctcctaGAAAACTGTACAGATCACACCAttagcatatagttgctatacaaactgacaaatcaaaactaaaattaatttttttatagccttttttgctataaaaaatgcacttggaggatacttgtattatagcttcggtgcagccgaagtaaacATTTTGTCTTGTTATAACTAAGGTCGAGCAAACTGTAAAGTGTTGCTAGAATAATGAAACAATCCTTTCTAACTGTTTTCTACTCTCGTTTTACTGAGTTGAAATTATCCTCTgttctttattttaaaagttcaaGGCACAATAAACTTTCTattatcttttttatatatttgagttAGATAGTCTTCGAAATTTtcctattttttctttaaacagAGTCTAAGTAATATAATTTCTGGGTTTCTAATGCTAGAGCCCACAAGTTTTCATAGGTTTTGAAATTTCCTGCGAATCCCATCGACGTTGAAAGCGTTATCTCGTCTAATTGTGTTGTATTCTGTATGTAGATTGCAGTTTTAAAACCCGGATGAACACAATCGTCTTAGTAGCAGGATCGAGAATTAGATTTTATGTGACAATTATCTCTACTTAATCGCAAAATATCCTTTTTATCTCCAGAGCATAAACGGTCAATGGCGTCTTGGACACTTTGCATGCCTTCCTATTTCATATTAAGACGTTGAAAGAATTATAAAACGCCGTAATTCGACAATCTCGTTAATGGATATATTATTCTaacataacaaatatttaaatatatgtattgtatctaAAATACATGAGTtcgttaatttttgtattatagtaTTTCAAAATTACTCAGAACTCACCTCACATAAGCTCTTTATGAATTTTACCAAAAAGAAAGCTTCGGAGCTTTCCAAAAGTAAAGTGAAAAGGTCTGATTTGCTTAGTGCTCAGTGATCAATCAGTATTTTTCGGTGACTGTGCGTGGAAGTACATAAATCAAGAGAGCTTTCTAAATATAGCACATAGATGACAAACATTTTACATATTCACATTCAACTAAGAGCATATTAATTCTAAagaaactgaaaaatatatagatattttaataactaaTCAAAAAAAGCAGACCGATTGTGCATAATTCAATTGTGAAATGGATTTGCTTTTCCTCAGCAAACGTATTTTCCTTGGCACCGAGCAGGGCTTCTTGAACGGTGGCATTATCGTCGACACAGAGGGCATAATACGTAAGATCTTGCGCACTGCACAAGAGGTGAATACGTATGTCTACAACACGGAATCGGAAGCGGTGAGTTTAGCGATTAGAGAGAAAGAGAGCCGAAGAGAGTGAAAGTGATATTCGGATTGTATTGTTTTGCC
The sequence above is drawn from the Bactrocera oleae isolate idBacOlea1 chromosome 5, idBacOlea1, whole genome shotgun sequence genome and encodes:
- the TTLL1A gene encoding polyglutamylase complex subunit TTLL1 isoform X1; the protein is MFKKYKLKKTPRRAGNAVPHERMRISFCTDLDKSVLVNNFEKRGWLQVSPDDDWNFYWASVQTCRNIFSVDSGYRMHDNQMINHFPNHYELSRKDLLVKNIKRYRKDLEREGNPLAERSEPTAAGAPRYVYLDFVPITFVLPADYNMFVEEYRKNPQSTWIMKPCGKSQGAGIFLINKLSKLKRWSREAKGPFHQQLSKESYVISKYIDNPLLIGGKKFDLRLYVLVTSFRPLKAYLFKQGFCRFCTVKYDTSVTELDNMYVHLTNVSVQKHGGEYNNLHGGKWSVQNLALYLEGTRGKEVTDRLFGSIAWLIVHSLRAVAPVMASDRHCFECYGYDIIIDNNLKPWLVEVNASPSLTSTTVTDRILKYKLIDNILSVVLPPDGVPDVRWNKIPSADALGNFDLLLDEELAAQEEQAQTAQPSTKGRGGGGNRWK
- the TTLL1A gene encoding polyglutamylase complex subunit TTLL1 isoform X2; translated protein: MYGRAGNAVPHERMRISFCTDLDKSVLVNNFEKRGWLQVSPDDDWNFYWASVQTCRNIFSVDSGYRMHDNQMINHFPNHYELSRKDLLVKNIKRYRKDLEREGNPLAERSEPTAAGAPRYVYLDFVPITFVLPADYNMFVEEYRKNPQSTWIMKPCGKSQGAGIFLINKLSKLKRWSREAKGPFHQQLSKESYVISKYIDNPLLIGGKKFDLRLYVLVTSFRPLKAYLFKQGFCRFCTVKYDTSVTELDNMYVHLTNVSVQKHGGEYNNLHGGKWSVQNLALYLEGTRGKEVTDRLFGSIAWLIVHSLRAVAPVMASDRHCFECYGYDIIIDNNLKPWLVEVNASPSLTSTTVTDRILKYKLIDNILSVVLPPDGVPDVRWNKIPSADALGNFDLLLDEELAAQEEQAQTAQPSTKGRGGGGNRWK